In a genomic window of Urocitellus parryii isolate mUroPar1 chromosome 11, mUroPar1.hap1, whole genome shotgun sequence:
- the Gjb5 gene encoding gap junction beta-5 protein encodes MNWGIFEGILSGVNKYSTAFGRIWLSLVFIFRLLVYLVTAERVWSDDHKDFDCNTRQPGCSNVCFDQFFPVSHVRLWALQLILVTCPSLLVVMHVAYREAREKKHRETAGGGGGRLYLNPGKKQGGLWWTYVCSLVFKAGVDAAFLYVFHSFYPQYTLPPVVKCHAAPCPNTVDCFISKPSEKNIFTFFMVATAVVCILLNLVELAYLVSKRCRECLAARRARATHEGHHPDCVTSKDLLSDNLIYLGSDPHPLLLPDHPQDYAKKTIL; translated from the coding sequence ATGAACTGGGGGATCTTCGAGGGAATCCTGAGCGGGGTCAACAAGTACTCCACAGCCTTTGGGCGCATCTGGCTGTCCCTGGTCTTCATCTTCCGCCTGCTGGTCTACCTGGTGACGGCCGAGCGCGTGTGGAGTGATGACCACAAGGACTTCGACTGCAACACCCGCCAGCCCGGCTGCTCCAACGTCTGCTTCGACCAGTTCTTCCCCGTGTCCCACGTGCGCCTCTGGGCCCTGCAGCTCATCCTGGTCACCTGCCCCTCGCTGCTCGTGGTCATGCACGTGGCCTACCGAGAGGCCCGGGAGAAGAAGCACCGGGAGACAGCTGGGGGGGGCGGCGGGCGCCTCTACCTGAACCCCGGCAAGAAGCAGGGCGGGCTGTGGTGGACCTACGTCTGCAGCCTGGTGTTCAAGGCCGGCGTGGACGCCGCCTTCCTCTACGTGTTCCACTCCTTCTACCCCCAATACACCCTCCCTCCCGTGGTCAAGTGCCACGCGGCCCCCTGTCCCAACACAGTGGACTGCTTCATCTCCAAGCCCTCGGAGAAGAACATCTTCACTTTCTTCATGGTGGCCACGGCCGTCGTCTGCATCCTGCTCAATCTCGTGGAGCTGGCCTACCTGGTGAGCAAGAGGTGTCGTGAGTGCCTGGCAGCACGCAGAGCAAGGGCCACACACGAGGGACATCACCCGGACTGTGTCACCTCGAAGGACCTCCTCTCGGACAACCTCATCTATCTGGGCTCAGACCCTCACCCCCTTCTCTTGCCAGACCACCCCCAAGACTACGCGAAGAAAACCATCCTGTGA